A single region of the Melospiza georgiana isolate bMelGeo1 chromosome 7, bMelGeo1.pri, whole genome shotgun sequence genome encodes:
- the TBR1 gene encoding T-box brain protein 1 isoform X2: MQLEHCLSPSIMLSKKFLNVSSSYPHAGGSELALHDHPIISTTDNLERSSPLKKITRGMTNQSDTDNFPDSKDTPGDVQRNKLSPVLDGVSELRHSFDGSAADRYLLSQSSQPQSAASAPSTMFPYPSQHGPAHPAFSIASPSRYMAHHPVITNGAYNSLLSNSSPQGYPTAGYPYPQQYGHSYQGAPFYQFSSTQPGLVPGKAQVYLCNRPLWLKFHRHQTEMIITKQGRRMFPFLSFNISGLDPTAHYNIFVDVILADPNHWRFQGGKWVPCGKADTNVQGNRVYMHPDSPNTGAHWMRQEISFGKLKLTNNKGASNNNGQMVVLQSLHKYQPRLHVVEVNEDGTEDTNQPGRVQTFTFPETQFIAVTAYQNTDITQLKIDHNPFAKGFRDNYDTIYTGCDMDRLTPSPNDSPRSQIVPGARYAMAGSFLQDQFQAEDPGAPSPQRWFVAPANNRLDFAASAYDTATDFAGNAATLLSYAAAGVKALPLQAAGCAGRPLGYYADPSGWGARSPPQYCSKSGSVLSCWPNSAAAARMAAGNPYLGEEAESLAPERSPLPGAEDSKPKDLSDSSWIETPSSIKSIDSSDSGIYEQAKRRRISPSDTPVSESSSPLKSEVLTQRDCEKTCAKDIGYYGFYSHS, translated from the exons ATGCAGCTGGAGCATTGTCTTTCTCCCTCTATCATGCTCTCCAAGAAATTTCTCAATGTGAGCAGCAGTTACCCACATGCAGGCGGATCTGAGCTTGCCTTGCATGATCATCCCATTATCTCGACCACTGACAACCTGGAGAGAAGTTCacctttgaaaaaaattaccaggGGGATGACGAATCAGTCAGATACAGACAATTTTCCTGACTCCAAGGACACACCAGGGGACGTCCAGAGAAATAAACTCTCTCCCGTCTTGGACGGGGTCTCTGAGCTTCGTCACAGTTTCGATGGATCTGCTGCAGATCGCTATCTGCTCTCTCAGTCCAGCCAGCCCCagtctgctgcctctgctcctaGTACCATGTTCCCTTATCCCAGCCAGCATGGACCTGCTCACCCAGCCTTCTCCATCGCCAGCCCCAGCCGCTACATGGCTCATCATCCTGTGATCACCAACGGAGCTTATAACAGCCTCCTGTCCAACTCTTCTCCGCAAGGCTACCCCACGGCGGGCTACCCGTACCCCCAGCAGTATGGCCATTCCTACCAAGGGGCACCTTTCTACCAGTTCTCCTCCACCCAGCCGGGGCTGGTTCCCGGCAAGGCTCAGGTCTACCTGTGCAACAGGCCACTCTGGCTGAAATTTCACCGGCACCAGACGGAGATGATCATCACCAAGCAGGGAAG gcGCATGTTCCCTTTCCTAAGCTTTAATATTTCTGGTCTCGACCCTACGGCTCACTACAATATTTTTGTGGATGTAATTTTGGCGGACCCCAATCACTGGAGATTTCAGGGAGGCAAATGGGTTCCTTGCGGCAAGGCGGACACCAATGTACAAG GAAACCGGGTGTATATGCATCCCGACTCCCCCAACACGGGAGCCCACTGGATGCGTCAGGAAATCTCCTTTGGGAAACTAAAACTTACAAACAATAAAGGAGCATCAAACAACAACGGGCAG ATGGTGGTTTTGCAGTCCCTTCACAAGTACCAACCTCGCTTGCATGTGGTGGAGGTGAACGAAGACGGGACGGAGGATACCAACCAGCCGGGCAGAGTGCAGACATTCACGTTCCCCGAGACGCAGTTCATTGCCGTCACCGCCTACCAAAACACCGAT ATCACACAGCTGAAAATAGATCACAACCCTTTCGCAAAAGGATTCCGAGACAATTATGACAC GATCTACACGGGCTGCGACATGGACCGGCTGACGCCTTCCCCCAACGACTCGCCCCGCTCGCAGATCGTGCCAGGGGCCCGCTACGCCATGGCCGGCTCCTTCCTCCAGGACCAGTTC caaGCCGAGGACCCGGGGGCCCCCTCGCCGCAGCGCTGGTTCGTCGCCCCCGCCAACAACCGCCTCGACTTCGCCGCCTCCGCCTACGACACGGCCACCGACTTCGCCGGCAACGCGGCCACGCTGCTGTCCTACGCGGCCGCGGGCGTCAAGGCGCTGCCGCTGCAGGCGGCCGGCTGCGCGGGGCGGCCGCTGGGCTACTACGCCGACCCGTCGGGCTGGGGGGCCCGCAGCCCCCCGCAGTACTGCAGCAAGTCGGGCTCGGTGCTCTCCTGCTGGCCCAacagcgcggcggcggcgcgcaTGGCCGCCGGCAACCCCTACCTGGGGGAGGAGGCGGAGAGCCTGGCCCCCGAGCGGTCCCCCTTGCCGGGCGCCGAGGACTCCAAGCCCAAAGATTTGTCCGACTCCAGCTGGATCGAGACGCCGTCGTCCATTAAGTCCATCGACTCCTCCGATTCTGGGATTTACGAGCAGGCCAAAAGGAGGCGGATCTCCCCCTCGGACACCCCGGTGTCCGAGAGCTCCTCGCCCCTCAAGAGCGAGGTGCTTACCCAGCGGGACTGCGAAAAGACCTGCGCCAAGGACATCGGCTATTACGGCTTCTACTCGCACAGCTAG
- the TBR1 gene encoding T-box brain protein 1 isoform X1, with protein sequence MQLEHCLSPSIMLSKKFLNVSSSYPHAGGSELALHDHPIISTTDNLERSSPLKKITRGMTNQSDTDNFPDSKDTPGDVQRNKLSPVLDGVSELRHSFDGSAADRYLLSQSSQPQSAASAPSTMFPYPSQHGPAHPAFSIASPSRYMAHHPVITNGAYNSLLSNSSPQGYPTAGYPYPQQYGHSYQGAPFYQFSSTQPGLVPGKAQVYLCNRPLWLKFHRHQTEMIITKQGRRMFPFLSFNISGLDPTAHYNIFVDVILADPNHWRFQGGKWVPCGKADTNVQGNRVYMHPDSPNTGAHWMRQEISFGKLKLTNNKGASNNNGQMVVLQSLHKYQPRLHVVEVNEDGTEDTNQPGRVQTFTFPETQFIAVTAYQNTDITQLKIDHNPFAKGFRDNYDTIYTGCDMDRLTPSPNDSPRSQIVPGARYAMAGSFLQDQFVSNYAKSRFHPGAGAGPGPGADRSVPHTNGLLSPQQAEDPGAPSPQRWFVAPANNRLDFAASAYDTATDFAGNAATLLSYAAAGVKALPLQAAGCAGRPLGYYADPSGWGARSPPQYCSKSGSVLSCWPNSAAAARMAAGNPYLGEEAESLAPERSPLPGAEDSKPKDLSDSSWIETPSSIKSIDSSDSGIYEQAKRRRISPSDTPVSESSSPLKSEVLTQRDCEKTCAKDIGYYGFYSHS encoded by the exons ATGCAGCTGGAGCATTGTCTTTCTCCCTCTATCATGCTCTCCAAGAAATTTCTCAATGTGAGCAGCAGTTACCCACATGCAGGCGGATCTGAGCTTGCCTTGCATGATCATCCCATTATCTCGACCACTGACAACCTGGAGAGAAGTTCacctttgaaaaaaattaccaggGGGATGACGAATCAGTCAGATACAGACAATTTTCCTGACTCCAAGGACACACCAGGGGACGTCCAGAGAAATAAACTCTCTCCCGTCTTGGACGGGGTCTCTGAGCTTCGTCACAGTTTCGATGGATCTGCTGCAGATCGCTATCTGCTCTCTCAGTCCAGCCAGCCCCagtctgctgcctctgctcctaGTACCATGTTCCCTTATCCCAGCCAGCATGGACCTGCTCACCCAGCCTTCTCCATCGCCAGCCCCAGCCGCTACATGGCTCATCATCCTGTGATCACCAACGGAGCTTATAACAGCCTCCTGTCCAACTCTTCTCCGCAAGGCTACCCCACGGCGGGCTACCCGTACCCCCAGCAGTATGGCCATTCCTACCAAGGGGCACCTTTCTACCAGTTCTCCTCCACCCAGCCGGGGCTGGTTCCCGGCAAGGCTCAGGTCTACCTGTGCAACAGGCCACTCTGGCTGAAATTTCACCGGCACCAGACGGAGATGATCATCACCAAGCAGGGAAG gcGCATGTTCCCTTTCCTAAGCTTTAATATTTCTGGTCTCGACCCTACGGCTCACTACAATATTTTTGTGGATGTAATTTTGGCGGACCCCAATCACTGGAGATTTCAGGGAGGCAAATGGGTTCCTTGCGGCAAGGCGGACACCAATGTACAAG GAAACCGGGTGTATATGCATCCCGACTCCCCCAACACGGGAGCCCACTGGATGCGTCAGGAAATCTCCTTTGGGAAACTAAAACTTACAAACAATAAAGGAGCATCAAACAACAACGGGCAG ATGGTGGTTTTGCAGTCCCTTCACAAGTACCAACCTCGCTTGCATGTGGTGGAGGTGAACGAAGACGGGACGGAGGATACCAACCAGCCGGGCAGAGTGCAGACATTCACGTTCCCCGAGACGCAGTTCATTGCCGTCACCGCCTACCAAAACACCGAT ATCACACAGCTGAAAATAGATCACAACCCTTTCGCAAAAGGATTCCGAGACAATTATGACAC GATCTACACGGGCTGCGACATGGACCGGCTGACGCCTTCCCCCAACGACTCGCCCCGCTCGCAGATCGTGCCAGGGGCCCGCTACGCCATGGCCGGCTCCTTCCTCCAGGACCAGTTCGTGAGTAACTACGCCAAGTCCCGCTTCCATCCCGGGGCAGGAGCCGGCCCGGGGCCCGGCGCCGACCGCAGCGTGCCCCACACCAACgggctgctctccccacagcaaGCCGAGGACCCGGGGGCCCCCTCGCCGCAGCGCTGGTTCGTCGCCCCCGCCAACAACCGCCTCGACTTCGCCGCCTCCGCCTACGACACGGCCACCGACTTCGCCGGCAACGCGGCCACGCTGCTGTCCTACGCGGCCGCGGGCGTCAAGGCGCTGCCGCTGCAGGCGGCCGGCTGCGCGGGGCGGCCGCTGGGCTACTACGCCGACCCGTCGGGCTGGGGGGCCCGCAGCCCCCCGCAGTACTGCAGCAAGTCGGGCTCGGTGCTCTCCTGCTGGCCCAacagcgcggcggcggcgcgcaTGGCCGCCGGCAACCCCTACCTGGGGGAGGAGGCGGAGAGCCTGGCCCCCGAGCGGTCCCCCTTGCCGGGCGCCGAGGACTCCAAGCCCAAAGATTTGTCCGACTCCAGCTGGATCGAGACGCCGTCGTCCATTAAGTCCATCGACTCCTCCGATTCTGGGATTTACGAGCAGGCCAAAAGGAGGCGGATCTCCCCCTCGGACACCCCGGTGTCCGAGAGCTCCTCGCCCCTCAAGAGCGAGGTGCTTACCCAGCGGGACTGCGAAAAGACCTGCGCCAAGGACATCGGCTATTACGGCTTCTACTCGCACAGCTAG